In Ascaphus truei isolate aAscTru1 chromosome 7, aAscTru1.hap1, whole genome shotgun sequence, one genomic interval encodes:
- the GMFG gene encoding glia maturation factor gamma isoform X2 encodes MSDSLVVCDVDPELKEKLRKFRFRKETNNAAILMKIDKEKQLVILEEEYEDISPDDLQNELPERQPRFLVYSYKYVHGDGRISYPLCFIFSSPVGCKPEQQMMYAGSKNRLVQTAELTKVFEIRNTTDLTEEWLKEKLAFFR; translated from the exons ATG TCAGACTCCCTGGTGGTGTGTGATGTGGATCCAGAACTGAAGGAGAAGTTAAGGAAATTTCGTTTTCGTAAAGAGACAAACAATGCAGCCATTCTGA TGAAGATTGACAAGGAAAAGCAGCTAGTGATCCTGGAGGAAGAGTATGAG GATATTTCTCCAGATGACCTCCAGAATGAACTCCCAGAACGCCAGCCTAG ATTCCTGGTGTACAGTTATAAGTATGTACATGGAGACGGGAGGATCTCATATCCCCTCTGCTTCATCTTCTCTAGCccagtgg GTTGCAAACCAGAACAGCAAATGATGTACGCAGGGAGcaaaaacaggctggtgcagaCTGCTGAGCTAACCAAG GTATTTGAGATCAGAAACACGACTGACCTCACAGAGGAATGGCTGAAGGAGAAGCTGGCTTTCTTTCGCTGA
- the GMFG gene encoding glia maturation factor gamma isoform X1: MSDSLVVCDVDPELKEKLRKFRFRKETNNAAILMKIDKEKQLVILEEEYEGKYSEGQKNTGLFGAFVLQDISPDDLQNELPERQPRFLVYSYKYVHGDGRISYPLCFIFSSPVGCKPEQQMMYAGSKNRLVQTAELTKVFEIRNTTDLTEEWLKEKLAFFR; the protein is encoded by the exons ATG TCAGACTCCCTGGTGGTGTGTGATGTGGATCCAGAACTGAAGGAGAAGTTAAGGAAATTTCGTTTTCGTAAAGAGACAAACAATGCAGCCATTCTGA TGAAGATTGACAAGGAAAAGCAGCTAGTGATCCTGGAGGAAGAGTATGAG GGGAAATACTCAGAAGGACAGAAAAACACAGGACTGTTTGGGGCTTTTGTCTTGCAGGATATTTCTCCAGATGACCTCCAGAATGAACTCCCAGAACGCCAGCCTAG ATTCCTGGTGTACAGTTATAAGTATGTACATGGAGACGGGAGGATCTCATATCCCCTCTGCTTCATCTTCTCTAGCccagtgg GTTGCAAACCAGAACAGCAAATGATGTACGCAGGGAGcaaaaacaggctggtgcagaCTGCTGAGCTAACCAAG GTATTTGAGATCAGAAACACGACTGACCTCACAGAGGAATGGCTGAAGGAGAAGCTGGCTTTCTTTCGCTGA